A window of Chthoniobacterales bacterium genomic DNA:
AAGCTGGAAACGGAGGTTGTTGTCTATGAGATCGACGGTCGGTCGAGACGAGAGATCCTGCGTTTCCGCACCACGGGCGGATCGAATGCCGGCCCGGGTGTGGCGCCGGGGCTCATCGTGCCGAATCTGTGGCTGATCAGTCTCGACGTGCTTGTAAAAATTGGCCCGGGGCTGAGCCATGACGTGATTCGGACTTCCCGGGAGATCGTTGCTGTGCTTTCTGAATATATGGCACGGGAGGGTTTCATCTCACCGAAGAAGGTCTATCGTGCGAAGAAACTCGGCCAATGGCCATAAGACTGAATGAGTAGTTCCCTCCCGATCCCCTCCGCTCTCGACCAGCTTTCGGAGATCGACGTTTTGATTGTCGAAGACGATGCGGTGACCCGGGCTTTGCTCGATCGGCAGATCAAAAAACGCGGCCATCACTCGACGCTTTGCGACAGCGCGGAGATCGCGCTCGCGCGACTGCTCGAGCGCTTCTATCCGATCATCCTGCTCGACGTGCAGCTGCCGGGAATGAGCGGACTCGAGCTCTGCCGGCACCTCCGTGCGCAGACCGACGGCGACCAGTATTACATCCTTGTCGGCACCGGCAACGACAAGCCCGAGGACCTGCGCGACATTCTCGATGCCGGCGCCAGTGACTACGTCGCGAAGCCCTACCACCCCGATTTTCTGAACGTCCGTCTCACGGTTGCCGAGAAACAGGTGAAGGAAATCGCCGCGAGAAAGCGGCTCGAGCGCGAGCTGAAATTCCTCGCCACGCGCGATCCGCTCACGAAGCTATTGAACCGCAGCCAGCTCGAGCCCGCGCTCGCCGCCGCGATCAATGCCTCGATGGAAGGCCGTCCGGCCGCGGTGCTCTACCTCGATCTCGACAATTTCAAGGTCGTCAACGACACGCTCGGCCACGACGCCGGCGATCGTCTCCTGCTCACGCTCTCCTCGCTTATCAAGACCGTCACGCGGCCGCAGGACGAGCTCGTGCGGTTCGGCGGCGACGAGTTCATCATGATTCTCACTGACGCGACCGTGGAGCAGGCCATGGCCGTCGCCGGGCGGTTGCGGGAGAAGTTCGACGAGTTTCGCTTCCTCGATTCCGGAATGAGTTTTCGCGTGGGGGCGTCCATCGGCGTCGCGCCGGTGAATCCCTTGCTCTCGCCCGCGGAGATCCTCGTGGCGGCGGATTCCGCCTGCTACGCGGCGAAGGCGCACGGCCGTAATCGCGTCGAGCTCCACAGCGAAAGCGACAGCGCGATCGCCAAGCTCATCGCCGATACCGACTGGGCCACGCGCATCGGCGAGGCCATGCGGGATGGCAGTCTCGAGCTCTGGTTCCAGCCCGTTGTTTCCGCCGCCACCGGTAAGCTGCTCTATCAGGAGGCGCTGCTGCGTTACATGGCACCGGGGCAGACGATCATCATCAGCCCGGGGGCGTTCCTGAGTTCCGCCCAGCGTTCCGGGCAGGGCGCCAAGCTCGATCGGTTCGTGATCGACGCGGCCTTCAGGATCCTCGCCGCCCACCCCGATCTTGTTCTCGGCGTGAATCTTTCCGCGCCGTCGTTCAACGATCACGAACTCATCCATCACCTCGAGGGGGCGCTCTCCGCGAATCCGGTGAACCCCTCGCAGCTCCTTTTCGAGATCACCGAGACGGAGATCATGTCGAATCTCGACAAGGCTCGAGAGGTCCTCAAGGAGATGAGTCGCATGGGCTTCAAAACGGCCCTCGACGATTTCGGCGCCGGCTTCTCGTCGCTGGCGTATTTGAAGAACCTTCCCGTCGATCACCTCAAGATCGACTGCACGTTCATTCGCGACCTGCCGAACAATCACTTCAACCAGGCCATCCTGCGCGCCATTCGGGAAGTGGCCCGGATTCGGAATATCAAGACCGTAGCGGAGTGCGTAGAGACGCGGGAGCAATACGATCTGCTCGGCGAACTCGGCATCGACTACGCCCAGGGCTTCATCATCGGTCGCCCGCGGGCAACGCCCTACGTCGCGAGCGAAATCGTCATCCCGCAGTAACTGGAGGCGGCGGGATGAAAGCCCCCATCTCCTGCCAAAATGGTGGGGTTCAATCGCGACGCGTGGTCGCTGGTGCAAAAGCGGACGTTGCTCAAGCTTGCTGAAAGATTTGCGCGTAATGAACCAGAAGGTCGTGCGGGTCGTCGAAAATCTCTGCACACCCGCTGCTTCGTAAGGCGTCCTCGGGGAATCCCCCGCAGCGCAGCCCGATGCAGCGAAGGCCCAGCTTCCGGGCGGCGATTGCATCCCACGGCGAATCGCCGATCACGAAAACGTGGTTCAACGACGGATTTCCAAGCTTGTCCATGGCCGCCGCGAAGATGTCGGGGTGGGGCTTGGATTGTCTGACCTCGTCCTTCGAGGTTTCCTCCCGCACAAGATCCGCGATTCCCGCCTTATTCTTGTAAATGTCGAGTTCGTCCGCGGCAGCCGAGGATGCGAGGGCGATCAGGATGCCATCCGTCGTTAGACGTTTGAAGAGGTCGGCAACGGCGGGGAATCCGACGATTCCGTCGAGATAGCTGCTTCGAAAAATCTGCTTTCGCTTTTCCTCGATTTGGTCGCCTTTGGCCTCGATCTCGGATTCGGACAAAAATTCTTTCAGCAACTGATCGCCACCTTTGCCGATCTGCATGCGCACTTCGGGATAGGGAATCTCGTGCCCAGAATCTGCCAGTGCTGCGCGCCATGATTTCGCATGGGCATCGACGGAATCGACGAGAGTCCCATCCACATCGAAAATCACCGCCTTGATCATGAATTTGAGAAAGGTTCTCCGGAGTCTGTTTTCTTCGCACGCTGCGGCCAGGGGCTCTTCAATGCTCCGTCTCCGTTGAAAGCGATCTTCACTGTGGGGGGCGCAGAAAAAACAGGGCCGATGGCTGCACGCTCACGCGAATAAGGCTGGAGGGCGCATGCCGATTCTCATTGGGCCAGAGGTGGTCGTCGAAGTGGAGATATTCATCGCGCGAGCGCAGTTCGAGTTCCCGAAATCGGCGGACGGGGAAGGGAAATGGCTGCTCGTTTCCTTCGGCATGGGCAGTGAGCAGGTCGCAAAAGGTTTCGATTTCGTCAGGGCCGAGGGTGACAAGGTCGAGAAATCCGTCGCCAGGATCGGCGCGCGGGGCGAGTTCCGAGAACGGACCGATGCATTTGGTGTTGAGAGCTTCGACGAGAAAGAAATCGCCACGAATCGGGTTGCCATCGACGCGCAGGTCCCACCCGCGTGACTCGTAGCCGGCGAGGAGTTGAGGCAGAAAAACATAATCGCGATGCAAACCTTGCTCGTCACGCAGGGCTTCCATCCAATCACGATGGCCCGGCGTATCGAGTGCGGAGAGGTAGTCGGCGAAAAGTCCCGCACCGAAGCCTTCCATGAACACGAATTTCCCCCACGGACCGATCGCGATCCCAAGGTCGAAGCCGCACGGGCGATACGAGTCGAGGTTCGCGATGATTTCTGGAACGGGCCGCTCCAGTTCGAGCGAATGGGCGAGATTGTTGGCTGTTCCCAAAGGAAGCACGCCCACGGGGACTTTGCTGCCGGCCATGGCGAGCGCCACTTTGCGCACGGTGCCATCGCCACCCGCTGCGAGCACGAGATCTGTCTCTTGCAAGGAAGGGGGCTTGCGATGGATGGCCTCGAGGTCGCCGTCGATGGCCTCATGCCCCGCCCGACGGAGGCTGGCGAGGATTTCTTCGAGGCGATGATCGGCAACGCCCGCGGTGGGATTGTGAACAAGCGTGATGCGCATGGCTGGAAGCGGATCGTTTCTCACCAGCATGGGACGCTTGTGCCAGGACATCTTCAGGTCGGCCGGATTGACGATTGCGTGCGAATCCTCCTCATGAGCACACGGATTCTGATTGCGAACGACGATGGGATTTACAGCCCTGGCATTGCCGCGCTGGCGAGGATTGCCTCCGGCTTCGGCACGGTGCGGATCGTCGCGCCGGACGTCGAGCAGTCCTCGATGGGCCACGCCATCACGGCGTCGCGGCCACTTCGCTACCGGCGCACACCGATCGGCGAGTTCGACGCGTATCGAGTGAATGGCACTCCGGCCGACTGCGTGGCACTTGGGCTCCACAATTGGGAAAAAGTCGATCTCGTGCTGTCGGGGATCAACCTTGGCTCGAATCTTGGCCATTCGTGCTGGCATTCCGGCACGCTGGCGGCCGCGAAACAGGCCGCCCTTTTCGGATCTCGCGGGGTTGCGCTCAGCACTCCGGCCACCGAAGACGAACCGGACTTCGAGCGCCTGACTCCCTACGTGGAGAAAGTGCTGGAAACACTTCTTGGAGAGCGGGACCTGCCTCTCGTGAACGTCAATTTCCCCGCCGACCCAAAGGGCATTCGATGGACGAGACAGGCCGTGCAGCAATACGATGGCGAGATTTTTCCCGCTTCGGATCCTTACGGGCGTAGCGTGTATTGGTTCACGGTGAAACCGCTGACAAATCCTGAGAAAGGCACCGATCGTTGGGCGGTCGACAATGGCTGGGTCTCGATGACCCCGCTACGGCTTGACCTCACGGATGAGCCGGCTCTGGCGCGAATGGGTGCGAAGGTCGACGAGTCGGATCAGGCCATCCTGGTTCCAGCCTGATCCCTGTGACGGGCGCGAGCGTATTCGAGGCGTGGCGATATGGCGAACCGGTCCATCGGCTCGGGATGACAAGTGGGTTGCCGTTGTTGATCGTTTATCTGAGCTGGGGGTGCGACATCGGGATTCTTTTCATTCTTACGAGAATCTGGCGAGCCGATCCGACGAATTGCCCTGACGTCGGAATCGGGGAAACTCCCGGCCTCTTCGAGCCTGCGTGAGCGCGATCTCCTTCCGGTATGAGCGCGATCAAGTCGATGTTTGAAAATTCAGTCACGCCCCGCTCGAACAAGGTGAAGGCGATCGAATATCTCACGGCGCGGCGTCGTTGCGGGGATGCCAGCGAAGATCTTTTGCGGGAGTCCGCGGAGCTCGAGGAACCGCGCGCGTAGGGGAAAAATTGAAAGATGCAAACGGCCCCTATTGTTCTCATTCCCCCGACGCACGAGCTATCGACGCCGAGCTTCCACGTGCAGGAAGTGTGGTTCGATCCGTTCCTGAAGTTTCTGAACACTCGTGGCGTGCACGTCACCGAAGAGCCGGGAAATCTGGGGTGTCTCGGACCCCATGGCGTTCAATTGCGAGAGATTCGCGTGGAAGCGGGCACGCCGATGCCTCGTCTGGAGACCGTCCTTCGGGATTTTCTGACGGAGCCTCACGCCCTGGGAACAACAGGCGCTCGGGCGAATTCCTGAAAAATCGTGGCTTGCGCGATGGCGTCCGCTTCTTCGGTTTTTGCCGCCGACACTATGGCCGATCAAAAGTTTGCCTAGAAAACTGCCGGAGGCGGCACGTTCGAAGGTCAGGCCGGCCAACTGGCCGAGAAACGGGCATGAAATCTGGAGAGTAGGGGGATCGAACCCCTGACCTCGTCATTGCGAACGACGCGCTCTACCAACTGAGCTAACTCCCCGAAGAGGACGGCGAACTTATCGCCGGAGATTTCGAGATTCAAGGGGATTTCGTCCTTCGCGAGGCGACTCGGGCGGATGGCGTTTCGGGCACGAGCCGAAAAATATGCCGCGGAGCAGCTTCCAGACAGGATCGGGACCGCCAAATTAGTAGAGGTAGGTATCCTCGGGTGGGTCGGTCTTTTCGATCGAGGCCTCGTCAATGAGCGGCATTCGCTGGCCGCTGATGACGGGGAAGGTCGCGCGCCCGCGAATTTTCACCCACGTCATTTCGGCGAGCTTCGATTTCTCGCGAGGCTGGATCGAGACGGCCAGGGGTTGGGCGTCGGCCGCGCAGCACGTCATGAACATCCGGATGACATCGAAGCGATCTCCGTGGGGGTTGTTCGACTTCGCGGGCATGAGCTGGCCAATGACCTCGACGGGCTTGCCCTCGAGCTGGCTCCGCACATCGGGGAGCTGTGCCGCGTAAAGAAAATCGACGACCTGCGCCTGGAGATCGCCGGCGGCGTTTTTCGGGAATTCGGGCGGCTGGTCCGCGGGCGAAGCGGTGTCGCCGGGGCCGGTGGTGGATCCATCGTCGGGAAGCGCCGGGTCGGCTGCCGTCGGCGGGAGGGCGGCGGGGAGCTGGGCGATGTCCTGCACGTAGGTGCGGTTCGCAACCGTGCTGGCGCCGAAGCTATCCTGCGAATTTGCGAAGGCGAAGAGCAGCGGGCCCACGAGCACGAGCGCCAGCAGCACGCCGTGGACGGACGATCGGGGGGCGCTGGCGCCGCAGGAGGCGTCGAGATTGGGCGCGAGGAGGGTGAGCAGGGCGAAGGCGACGAGCACGCACCCCGCGGCGAGGGCGAAGGGTTGGAAGGTTGGGTGCAGGTAGGCGGTGATGCGACCGGTGAAATAGAAGGCGCAAAGAACGGCCCCCCAGACGATGAGAACGCCGGAGGTCAGGAGGCGGTGGGCGATCGAGTTCATGGCATGGTGAAGTTGGGGCCGAAGATCACTTGCAGGCGGATGCAGACGAGACCGACCAGAACGAACAGGCCGACAACGAGGCCGACGACGAAGCGTTTCCGGAAGACCGAGGAGTAGATGAAAATGAGCTTGAGGTCGACCATGGGCCCGAAGACGAGGAAGGCCAGTTTGGATACGGTGGGGAACATGGCGAACGTCGCGGCGATAAAGGCGTCCGTCGTGCTGCACAGGCAGAGCGCGGCGGCGAGCGCCATCAACGACCCGGTGGCGAGCCAGTCGTTCGTCGCCAGCGGCAGGATGATCTCCTGATTGACCGATGTGTTGAAGAGGGCTGCGGCGGCGGCGCCGAGCACGAAATAGACGGTCATGTTGAGGAAGTCGCCGACGCAGACCGAGAGCGCGCCCCACAATTTTTGCCCGAACCCGATCGCGGAGCTGCCGCCGCTAAGCCCTTGCGGATGCGCGATGTCGGCGATCACCTGCGGCCGCAGCACGTGGCGCAACGGAAGATTGTGCACGGCCATGCCAATGACAACGGCGATGACGTAGCCGATCCCGAGGCGCAGCAGGGTGATGTCCAGTGGCGCCTGCCCCTTGAATGCCGCGTAGGTGCTGAGCGCGACGATGGGATTCACGATCGGTGCTGCGAGCATGTAGGTGATCGCGTTTGCGGGAGGCAGTCCCTTGGCCATGAGACGCCGGATGATCGGCACGACGCCGCATTCGCACATGGGAAAGATGATGCCGAGAAGTCCGCTGACGAGCGCGCCCGCGTAGGCATTGCGCGGCAGCAGGCGCGTCATCAATCGCGCAGGCAGAAACTGGTCGATCACCCCGGAGATCATCGTGCCGAGCAGCAGGAACGGCACCCCCTCGAGCAGAATGCTCAGAAAGGCGTAGCTGAAATCGGGAAGGCTGAAGCGAAACGCGCCGGTCATGCCCTACGCGGAAACGAGCCCGAAGATCTGCGTGGCGCGGGTCTGGAGCGACGCCGCATCCATGCCAGCGCCGATCAGAACCATCAATGGGTGCTCGAGCCGGGAGTTCGCTCCAATGGGCAGCCATTGCACGGGGCCGGATTCCACGCGCTGGAAGACATGGTATTCTTCGGGAAACTCCCGCAGACGGGCGAGGCCTTTCACCCGGATGACTTCGGGCGGGAGCTCGGTCAGAAAAAGTGCGACGGCGCCCCGGGGAACGATGCCCGGCAGGTCGATCTGCAGCGACGCGAAGTGATGGACGTCATCGTGCGAATGGGCGTGCGCCGCGTGGTCGTGATGGTCGTGATGGTCGTGATGGTCGTGATGGTGGCCGCAATCGCAATCGGCATCGTGGGCCACCCGGCTGCGACCCGGGAGATCGCGCACAATGGCCGCGATGCCGGTGACCTTGAGGGCGAACTCGGACGGAGTGGCGTGAACGGCCCGAACTTCGTGATCCGCAAGCGAGGCCACGACGGCGGCGAGGCGCCTGGCGTCGATTTCTTCGCGGCGCGAGATGAAGACGAAGCCCGCGGTGCGGGTCTGCGCGAGTTCCAGCGCATTGTGCCAGAATCGTTTTTGCCAGCGCTTGCCGTCGATGACGGAGAGCTGGATCGGCTGCGTGAATCGCTCGAGCGCGGGCTCCAGGGCGAGGAGCTCGATGAGTTCCTCGGCGTCGGTGGTGCCGTTGGTTTCAACGACGAGCACGCGACCGGACGCGGCCTCGAATTTTTCCAGAGCGCCGAGCAATTCCTCGCGCGACCCGCAGCAGACGCAGCTGCCGCTGATGGGGACGATCGAGTTGGTCAGCTCGCGCAGCAGCTCTGCGTCGACGCGGGCGTTCTGGTAGTCGTTGATGATGACGTGGGGATCGAGTCCCTGCGCGCGGAGTTCGGGCAGGAGCTGGCGGAGATAAGTGGTCTTGCCCGCGCCGAGAAAGCCGACGAGCAGGATGAGCGGAGTCATGGATGAAAAATGGAAATGTGGAGGCGCGCCGATCTTCGGCGGGCGAGGAATTGGGATGGAAGCGTCCGGATCGGACGACTGTGGCTGCGATGGGACCTATCCAACCGGGGGAGCACGTTCCCGGCCACAATGCGGAATCGCGCCTTCGAGGCGGCATTCCTTCGCGAAAAAATGAAGTTCGGCGCCGACGGCTGCCGGGGGAGTGGGCGAAACTGCGAGGATGCCGGGCTCGTCGATCTGTCCCGCAAGAATGGCGGTGATTGCGCAGGCATGATCGGCACAATTCGCATCGTCGTGCGCCCAATGATGCAACCGGGGGCTCGCGGCCATCGCCACGGCGAGCAGGTGCCCGACGATGAGCGCGAGAGCGCAGGCTCGTTTCAGCGATGTGCAGGCACCCGGCATTCTTGCTCTTCGCTCGGCTACCGGGAGCGATTTGTCAAACCGCCTCTTGTCGCAATTTGCGACGAGTCATCGTGAGGGCTGGCGAATCCCGGCGTCCTTGGCCAGGGCGGCGCGGAGTTTCGCGGGAAAACGCTTCCAGTGGTCGACGAGGCGCTCGAGCTTTTCGAGGGTCTCGGGGCTCACGTGGTGCTCGATGCCCTCGACGTCGCGGGAGACGACGGCGCGGTCGAGATCGAGCATCCCGAGGAATTCCGTGAGGAGGACGTGGCGCGTGCGGATGCGTCGCGCCACATCGGCGCCGAGGTCGGTGAGGGTGAGTCCGCGATATTTTTCGTAGGCGATGTAACCGTCGCGGCTGAGCCGTTGCACCATGATGGAGACGGTCGGCCGGGTGATCCCCAGGAGTTCGGCGATGTCCGACACGCGGGCATAGCCTTTCGTTTCGATCAGTTCGTAGATGCGTTCGAGGTAGTCCTCCGCGTTGACGGTGAGGGGCTTCGCGGGAGTGGGCACGAGGCAGATTTAAGCAGCGAACCGCCCCGTGGCGCAACGGCGAAGGGCTAGACGAGGTGGCCGCTTTCGCGAAGGGCGGTGACGATCTCGGCGGCGGCGGTGCTGCGGTTCAGCGCATAAAGGTGAAGACCCGGGGCGCCGGCTTCGAGCAAGTCGCGACAAAATTCGATGGTGAAGGCGATGCCGCGCTTGCGCATTTCGACCCGATCTTCAGAGACCGGCTCCAGTCGCTCACGGAGGGATTCGGGCACGGAAGCGCCGCAGATTTTGCAAAAGCGCACGACGGCCTGCCAGTCGGTGATCGGCAGAACGCCGGGAAGGATACGGGGGACGCGACCGAGCGAGGCCGTAAGGTGATCGCGCAGCTCCACGTAGAGCCGCGGCTCGAAAAAACACTGGGTGATCGCGGCGCAGGCGCCCTTTTCGAATTTGCGGCGAAGATTCTCCCAGTCGGCCTCGCGAGAGACGGCGTCGGGGTGTTTCTCGGGAAAGGCGGCGCAGAGCACGGCGAAGCGGCCATCCTCGCGAATGAGGTCGATGAGGTCGCTTGCGTATTCGCAGCCGCCGTCGGTCGGCGTGAAGCGGACCTGGCCCTTGGGCGGGTCTCCGCGCAGCGCGAGGAGGTTCTCGATGCCGTGCGCGGCGTATTCGTCGAACAGGCCCCGCAGCTCCGCCTTGGTGGCATTCACGCAGGTGAGATGGGCCATCGCCGGCACCGCGGCGCTGCGCGAAATGTGCTCGATCACTTCGCGGGTCTTCTCGCGGGTGCTGCCGCCAGCGCCGTAGGTCACCGAGACAAAATCGGGGCCAAGGGGCATGAGCTGCTCGATCGTGTCCTCCAGGGTGTGCCAGCCGCGCTCGTTGCGCGGTGGGAAGAATTCGAAGGAAAGGGTGCGCGCTTTTTGCGCAAGCAGGTCGTCGAGTCGCATGGTGGGGCGCCATTATCCGCAGCGAGGTCCTTCGCGCAAGTCGCCGCGTGCGGCCCTTGGGACAGATGTTACAAAAAAAGTTTGACGAATCTATTTCAGCGGATAAATCCCGGCCTATGAAAACGGGGTTTGCAACGGTCATTGCGGGAGTTTTTCTGGTGCTTCCTTTCTGGGGAGCGGAAGGAAAGATCAAGGCGACGGCGACGACGGGAATGGTCGGGGATCTGGTGGGGCAGGTGGGGGGAGACCGGGTGGAGGTGACGACGCTCATGGGCCCGGGAGTCGATCCGCACCTTTACAAGGCCACCGCCGGCGACGCCGGGAGGTTGTCGAGATCGGACGTGATTTTCTATTCGGGACTGATGCTCGAGGGGCGGATGGCCGACCTGTTCACCCAGCTCGGCCGGGCCGGTCGCAAGGTTTATGCGATCACCGAGTCCGTGCCGAAGGACCGGCTGCTGGAGCCCGAGCAATTCGCCGGTCATTATGATCCGCATCTTTGGTTCGATGTCGCGCTTTGGGCCCAGACGGTGCCGACGATTGTCACGGCGTTGAGCGAGGTCGATCCCGAAGGAAGGTCGGAATACGAGAAGCGCGGGGCGGAGCTCCAGGCCCGCCTGGCGCAGCTCGATCAATGGTGTCGCGAGACCGCCGCGCAGCTACCCGAGGAGAAGCGCATCCTGGTGACCAGCCACGACGCCTATAATTATTTCGGCCGGGCCTACGGTTTCAAGGTCGTGGGTTTGCAGGGCGTCTCGACCGTTTCCGAGGCGGCGCTCGCCGACATGGCGGGGTTGGTGGACTTCATCCGCCAGCAAAAGGTGAAGGCGATCTTCGTGGAGTCGAGCGTGAACCCCGCGGCGATCAAGCGCGTGGCGGACGATGCGAACATTTCCATCGGC
This region includes:
- a CDS encoding diacylglycerol kinase family protein, which codes for MRITLVHNPTAGVADHRLEEILASLRRAGHEAIDGDLEAIHRKPPSLQETDLVLAAGGDGTVRKVALAMAGSKVPVGVLPLGTANNLAHSLELERPVPEIIANLDSYRPCGFDLGIAIGPWGKFVFMEGFGAGLFADYLSALDTPGHRDWMEALRDEQGLHRDYVFLPQLLAGYESRGWDLRVDGNPIRGDFFLVEALNTKCIGPFSELAPRADPGDGFLDLVTLGPDEIETFCDLLTAHAEGNEQPFPFPVRRFRELELRSRDEYLHFDDHLWPNENRHAPSSLIRVSVQPSALFFLRPPQ
- a CDS encoding GTP-binding protein, whose protein sequence is MTPLILLVGFLGAGKTTYLRQLLPELRAQGLDPHVIINDYQNARVDAELLRELTNSIVPISGSCVCCGSREELLGALEKFEAASGRVLVVETNGTTDAEELIELLALEPALERFTQPIQLSVIDGKRWQKRFWHNALELAQTRTAGFVFISRREEIDARRLAAVVASLADHEVRAVHATPSEFALKVTGIAAIVRDLPGRSRVAHDADCDCGHHHDHHDHHDHHDHAAHAHSHDDVHHFASLQIDLPGIVPRGAVALFLTELPPEVIRVKGLARLREFPEEYHVFQRVESGPVQWLPIGANSRLEHPLMVLIGAGMDAASLQTRATQIFGLVSA
- the metF gene encoding methylenetetrahydrofolate reductase [NAD(P)H]; translated protein: MRLDDLLAQKARTLSFEFFPPRNERGWHTLEDTIEQLMPLGPDFVSVTYGAGGSTREKTREVIEHISRSAAVPAMAHLTCVNATKAELRGLFDEYAAHGIENLLALRGDPPKGQVRFTPTDGGCEYASDLIDLIREDGRFAVLCAAFPEKHPDAVSREADWENLRRKFEKGACAAITQCFFEPRLYVELRDHLTASLGRVPRILPGVLPITDWQAVVRFCKICGASVPESLRERLEPVSEDRVEMRKRGIAFTIEFCRDLLEAGAPGLHLYALNRSTAAAEIVTALRESGHLV
- a CDS encoding EAL domain-containing protein; amino-acid sequence: MSSSLPIPSALDQLSEIDVLIVEDDAVTRALLDRQIKKRGHHSTLCDSAEIALARLLERFYPIILLDVQLPGMSGLELCRHLRAQTDGDQYYILVGTGNDKPEDLRDILDAGASDYVAKPYHPDFLNVRLTVAEKQVKEIAARKRLERELKFLATRDPLTKLLNRSQLEPALAAAINASMEGRPAAVLYLDLDNFKVVNDTLGHDAGDRLLLTLSSLIKTVTRPQDELVRFGGDEFIMILTDATVEQAMAVAGRLREKFDEFRFLDSGMSFRVGASIGVAPVNPLLSPAEILVAADSACYAAKAHGRNRVELHSESDSAIAKLIADTDWATRIGEAMRDGSLELWFQPVVSAATGKLLYQEALLRYMAPGQTIIISPGAFLSSAQRSGQGAKLDRFVIDAAFRILAAHPDLVLGVNLSAPSFNDHELIHHLEGALSANPVNPSQLLFEITETEIMSNLDKAREVLKEMSRMGFKTALDDFGAGFSSLAYLKNLPVDHLKIDCTFIRDLPNNHFNQAILRAIREVARIRNIKTVAECVETREQYDLLGELGIDYAQGFIIGRPRATPYVASEIVIPQ
- a CDS encoding permease encodes the protein MTGAFRFSLPDFSYAFLSILLEGVPFLLLGTMISGVIDQFLPARLMTRLLPRNAYAGALVSGLLGIIFPMCECGVVPIIRRLMAKGLPPANAITYMLAAPIVNPIVALSTYAAFKGQAPLDITLLRLGIGYVIAVVIGMAVHNLPLRHVLRPQVIADIAHPQGLSGGSSAIGFGQKLWGALSVCVGDFLNMTVYFVLGAAAAALFNTSVNQEIILPLATNDWLATGSLMALAAALCLCSTTDAFIAATFAMFPTVSKLAFLVFGPMVDLKLIFIYSSVFRKRFVVGLVVGLFVLVGLVCIRLQVIFGPNFTMP
- a CDS encoding zinc ABC transporter substrate-binding protein, which produces MKTGFATVIAGVFLVLPFWGAEGKIKATATTGMVGDLVGQVGGDRVEVTTLMGPGVDPHLYKATAGDAGRLSRSDVIFYSGLMLEGRMADLFTQLGRAGRKVYAITESVPKDRLLEPEQFAGHYDPHLWFDVALWAQTVPTIVTALSEVDPEGRSEYEKRGAELQARLAQLDQWCRETAAQLPEEKRILVTSHDAYNYFGRAYGFKVVGLQGVSTVSEAALADMAGLVDFIRQQKVKAIFVESSVNPAAIKRVADDANISIGGELYSDAIGAPNEMKGGFDTGTYDGVVRYNLTTIVDALK
- a CDS encoding HAD family hydrolase, with the translated sequence MIKAVIFDVDGTLVDSVDAHAKSWRAALADSGHEIPYPEVRMQIGKGGDQLLKEFLSESEIEAKGDQIEEKRKQIFRSSYLDGIVGFPAVADLFKRLTTDGILIALASSAAADELDIYKNKAGIADLVREETSKDEVRQSKPHPDIFAAAMDKLGNPSLNHVFVIGDSPWDAIAARKLGLRCIGLRCGGFPEDALRSSGCAEIFDDPHDLLVHYAQIFQQA
- the surE gene encoding 5'/3'-nucleotidase SurE, whose product is MIGNARGGIVNKRDAHGWKRIVSHQHGTLVPGHLQVGRIDDCVRILLMSTRILIANDDGIYSPGIAALARIASGFGTVRIVAPDVEQSSMGHAITASRPLRYRRTPIGEFDAYRVNGTPADCVALGLHNWEKVDLVLSGINLGSNLGHSCWHSGTLAAAKQAALFGSRGVALSTPATEDEPDFERLTPYVEKVLETLLGERDLPLVNVNFPADPKGIRWTRQAVQQYDGEIFPASDPYGRSVYWFTVKPLTNPEKGTDRWAVDNGWVSMTPLRLDLTDEPALARMGAKVDESDQAILVPA
- a CDS encoding TIGR03943 family protein; translation: MNSIAHRLLTSGVLIVWGAVLCAFYFTGRITAYLHPTFQPFALAAGCVLVAFALLTLLAPNLDASCGASAPRSSVHGVLLALVLVGPLLFAFANSQDSFGASTVANRTYVQDIAQLPAALPPTAADPALPDDGSTTGPGDTASPADQPPEFPKNAAGDLQAQVVDFLYAAQLPDVRSQLEGKPVEVIGQLMPAKSNNPHGDRFDVIRMFMTCCAADAQPLAVSIQPREKSKLAEMTWVKIRGRATFPVISGQRMPLIDEASIEKTDPPEDTYLY
- the mntR gene encoding transcriptional regulator MntR, producing MPTPAKPLTVNAEDYLERIYELIETKGYARVSDIAELLGITRPTVSIMVQRLSRDGYIAYEKYRGLTLTDLGADVARRIRTRHVLLTEFLGMLDLDRAVVSRDVEGIEHHVSPETLEKLERLVDHWKRFPAKLRAALAKDAGIRQPSR